The following proteins are co-located in the Lacticaseibacillus paracasei subsp. paracasei genome:
- the pflA gene encoding pyruvate formate-lyase-activating protein codes for MKLIDQSQSPLNILEQVGQDHDGPIKGYVHSVESFGSVDGPGIRFVVFMQGCRMRCQYCHNPDTWNIGVGEEMTADQILADAQRYKAFWGDQGGITCSGGESLVQIDFILELFTKAKALGISTCLDTSGGPFTRDQPWFGQFEKLMAVTDISLVDIKHIDSAEHKKLTGFPNENILDMVQYMSAHGDDMWIRHVLVPERTDFDPYLKRLGDYIATLDKNVVQKVEILPYHTLGVKKYHELGITYPLEGIEPPSADRVKNAENLLHVKDYTGWQSWRPKPVASN; via the coding sequence ATGAAACTCATCGATCAGTCACAAAGCCCATTAAATATCTTAGAACAAGTTGGTCAGGATCATGATGGCCCGATCAAAGGGTATGTTCACTCGGTCGAAAGTTTTGGTTCGGTCGATGGCCCTGGTATTCGCTTCGTTGTCTTTATGCAAGGGTGTCGCATGCGTTGCCAGTATTGTCACAACCCTGACACCTGGAACATTGGGGTTGGTGAAGAAATGACGGCCGATCAAATTTTGGCGGATGCCCAGCGCTATAAAGCATTCTGGGGTGACCAAGGGGGTATTACCTGCAGTGGCGGTGAGAGTTTGGTACAAATCGATTTCATTCTCGAACTCTTCACCAAGGCTAAGGCACTGGGAATTTCGACTTGCCTCGATACGTCAGGCGGCCCCTTCACGCGTGACCAACCGTGGTTTGGCCAGTTTGAAAAGCTGATGGCTGTTACTGACATCTCATTAGTTGATATTAAACACATTGATTCGGCCGAGCATAAAAAGCTCACCGGTTTTCCTAATGAGAATATTTTGGATATGGTGCAGTATATGTCGGCGCATGGTGATGACATGTGGATTCGCCACGTTCTGGTCCCGGAACGCACTGACTTTGACCCTTATCTCAAACGGTTAGGGGACTATATTGCGACATTGGACAAAAACGTGGTCCAAAAAGTTGAGATTCTTCCGTATCACACGTTAGGCGTTAAAAAGTATCACGAGCTTGGCATTACGTACCCGCTTGAAGGCATCGAACCGCCGTCTGCCGATCGCGTTAAGAATGCAGAGAATCTGCTGCACGTTAAGGATTATACCGGATGGCAAAGCTGGCGTCCGAAACCAGTTGCGAGCAACTGA
- a CDS encoding LysR family transcriptional regulator, whose amino-acid sequence MKTKQERIFSSKTLTYFLQLAETMNYTQAAQLLGITQPALTQQIKKLERTVGAPLFYSVGKKLHLSDAGQTMLKSTHEIYEILNQTTDEIQQTTSATVGKINIGLLSSIEDSAFIAFIAHYYQLNPEVEVTLRMMTRHEIWESLENNQIDLAIMNLPDETIKNWKPYASKKIIDEQLLFLHHDDALANRKRIHFKDTLAEPWATYPDDYFLGQLLREAYKNQMVDFPHVVAHFTTPYQLTQFVNLSGVNTALPTSFVRARADQIKAYAIAFDPAIRFEISFVYRKEKADIPRISNFFQTFDDYLKEKDYLSRVSENRVKLDK is encoded by the coding sequence ATGAAAACGAAACAAGAGCGCATTTTTTCCTCAAAGACACTAACTTATTTTCTGCAATTGGCAGAAACCATGAACTACACCCAAGCCGCCCAATTGCTTGGCATTACCCAGCCAGCCTTAACACAGCAGATCAAGAAATTGGAACGGACGGTGGGGGCACCGCTGTTTTATTCTGTCGGGAAGAAACTGCATTTATCTGACGCTGGTCAGACCATGTTAAAGTCAACCCATGAGATCTACGAGATCTTGAACCAGACAACCGACGAAATTCAACAAACAACCAGTGCAACCGTCGGAAAAATCAATATTGGGTTATTAAGCTCAATTGAGGATAGCGCCTTTATTGCGTTCATTGCTCATTACTATCAACTGAATCCTGAAGTTGAAGTAACGCTACGGATGATGACCCGTCACGAAATTTGGGAATCCTTGGAAAACAACCAGATTGATTTGGCTATCATGAATCTGCCAGATGAGACCATTAAGAACTGGAAACCATACGCCAGCAAGAAAATTATTGATGAACAATTGCTGTTCTTGCACCACGATGACGCCTTGGCTAACCGTAAGCGAATCCATTTCAAAGATACTTTAGCTGAACCTTGGGCAACTTATCCTGACGACTATTTCCTTGGACAGCTTCTGCGTGAGGCGTACAAGAATCAAATGGTTGATTTCCCGCACGTGGTCGCACATTTCACCACGCCATATCAGTTAACCCAATTCGTTAACTTGTCAGGGGTCAACACGGCCTTACCAACCAGTTTTGTTCGGGCACGCGCTGATCAAATCAAGGCCTATGCTATTGCGTTTGATCCGGCCATTCGCTTTGAGATTTCTTTTGTTTATCGCAAAGAGAAAGCTGACATTCCGCGGATCTCGAACTTCTTCCAGACCTTTGACGATTATCTGAAGGAAAAAGATTACTTGTCGCGGGTCAGTGAAAACCGTGTTAAACTTGATAAGTAA
- a CDS encoding manganese-dependent inorganic pyrophosphatase, with amino-acid sequence MTTLIFGHQNPDTDAITSAMSWAEFQKQAGNTDVEAVALGGPNDETKFVLDHFKVQAPRVIKTAANETDHVMLVDHNEFQQSVSDIEDVTIDSVVDHHRIANFHTAAPLFYRAEPVGSTNTVIFEMFQEYGFKISPTLAGLMASGLISDTLLLKSPTATDKDKKILPEMAKIAGIDLQSYGLAMLKAGTNLAAKSDMDIIEGDAKSFTMGGKSIRIGQVNTVDLNDIYARQDELISAMTKEAQAKGYDDFLLIATDILDSNSTGFAVGADRDKIASAFNEQFDKDARLALPGVVSRKKQVVPPMQSTFEG; translated from the coding sequence ATGACGACTTTGATTTTTGGGCATCAGAACCCGGACACCGACGCGATTACGAGTGCCATGAGCTGGGCAGAATTTCAGAAACAGGCAGGCAACACGGATGTTGAGGCGGTAGCATTAGGCGGACCGAACGATGAAACTAAGTTCGTCCTTGATCACTTTAAGGTTCAGGCACCGCGGGTTATCAAGACGGCAGCCAACGAGACGGATCATGTCATGTTGGTTGATCACAACGAATTTCAACAAAGTGTCAGTGATATCGAAGACGTGACGATTGATTCTGTTGTCGACCATCATCGCATCGCTAACTTCCACACGGCAGCGCCGCTGTTTTACCGAGCAGAACCGGTTGGCAGCACCAATACCGTCATTTTTGAGATGTTCCAAGAATATGGCTTCAAGATTTCGCCAACATTGGCTGGTTTGATGGCTTCTGGTTTGATTTCAGACACGCTGTTGTTGAAATCGCCGACCGCAACCGATAAGGATAAGAAGATTTTGCCAGAAATGGCGAAGATTGCCGGAATTGATTTGCAGTCATATGGTCTTGCCATGCTGAAGGCAGGTACTAATTTGGCCGCCAAGTCAGATATGGACATTATCGAAGGCGATGCTAAGAGTTTCACCATGGGCGGCAAGTCTATTCGCATCGGACAGGTCAATACCGTTGATCTGAACGACATTTACGCACGTCAGGACGAATTGATCAGTGCCATGACCAAAGAGGCGCAGGCGAAAGGCTACGACGATTTCCTGCTGATTGCCACTGACATCTTGGACAGCAATTCAACTGGTTTCGCAGTCGGTGCTGACCGCGATAAAATCGCCAGTGCTTTCAACGAACAGTTCGACAAGGACGCGCGTTTGGCATTGCCTGGGGTTGTTTCCCGCAAAAAACAGGTCGTTCCGCCAATGCAGAGCACGTTTGAAGGTTAA
- a CDS encoding IS30 family transposase, whose translation MTHSQTNTHKHYQQLSFSDRATIQALQAAGDTATVIAQKLHRSKATISREITRGSVTQLDSKRHSHQVYLAETAQAMHDRKRDRTGHYAFLKTGRAFFKALARELTRKPRVHSVDSFVHFYRDQGKACPSTTTVYRYIDAGLLELDNMTLPKKLRRRIKGYKNAHKRKNKKIYGDSIELRPAAVNDRTGVGHWEGDLVKGIRLADEPALMTLTERYSRTEIIVKIPDYHAGTCLKALQDTIDDYGAKEFESITFDNGSEFAKLSEIVGTQIYFAHPYSPWERGTNENANGLLREFFPKGKSLRAITLVEIQAVQSALNHRPRRILNYLRPCDYYRCMA comes from the coding sequence ATGACCCACTCTCAGACTAACACCCACAAGCATTACCAACAACTCAGTTTTAGCGACCGTGCTACAATTCAGGCCCTTCAGGCTGCTGGTGACACCGCGACCGTGATTGCACAGAAGCTTCATCGCAGTAAAGCGACAATCTCACGAGAAATCACGCGTGGATCTGTAACTCAGCTCGACTCGAAGCGTCACTCGCATCAAGTCTATCTTGCGGAAACTGCCCAAGCCATGCACGACCGTAAACGCGATAGAACCGGTCACTACGCCTTTCTTAAGACCGGCCGTGCGTTCTTCAAGGCTCTCGCCAGGGAGCTTACTCGTAAGCCGCGCGTACACAGCGTTGATAGCTTCGTACACTTCTATCGCGACCAGGGCAAGGCTTGCCCTTCAACGACAACTGTCTATCGCTACATCGACGCCGGGCTGCTTGAGCTAGACAACATGACACTTCCCAAGAAGCTCCGACGCCGCATCAAAGGCTATAAGAACGCCCACAAGCGCAAGAATAAGAAGATATACGGCGACTCAATCGAGTTGCGTCCTGCGGCCGTGAATGACCGCACAGGCGTGGGACATTGGGAAGGCGACTTGGTCAAAGGTATTCGCTTAGCTGATGAGCCAGCATTAATGACGCTCACAGAACGGTACAGCCGGACTGAGATCATCGTCAAGATTCCTGACTATCATGCGGGCACCTGCCTTAAAGCCTTGCAGGACACGATCGACGACTACGGGGCCAAGGAATTTGAGAGTATCACTTTTGACAATGGTTCCGAGTTTGCCAAGTTATCAGAGATTGTTGGAACCCAGATTTACTTCGCACATCCGTACTCGCCTTGGGAGCGTGGCACAAACGAGAACGCCAATGGACTGCTTAGGGAATTCTTCCCGAAAGGGAAGTCTCTCAGAGCAATTACCCTGGTTGAAATTCAAGCAGTCCAATCCGCACTGAACCATCGTCCCAGACGTATTCTGAACTATCTTCGCCCATGCGATTACTACCGATGCATGGCGTAA